The Methanofervidicoccus sp. A16 genome has a segment encoding these proteins:
- the rpl18a gene encoding 50S ribosomal protein L18Ae, with translation MIKIYRITGRILGKEEPMFFRKEYRALKKEDALEYLYSEMGSKHHVKRTLIKIEKIEEIPENEVTDPVLQSIIRMY, from the coding sequence ATGATAAAGATCTACAGAATAACTGGGAGAATACTTGGTAAGGAGGAACCTATGTTCTTTAGAAAGGAGTACAGGGCTCTAAAAAAGGAAGATGCTCTAGAGTATCTGTACTCTGAAATGGGAAGTAAACACCATGTAAAGAGAACCCTTATTAAAATTGAGAAGATCGAAGAGATCCCTGAGAATGAAGTTACAGATCCAGTACTTCAGAGTATAATAAGGATGTATTAA